The uncultured Cohaesibacter sp. genomic sequence CTCCATCGCTGGTTTGATGCGCGCCTATGGCGGCCGTATTCTCAATGGTATCGCCTTCGTCTATATCGAATTGATCCGCGGCACGCCGATTGTGGTGCAGGTTATGTTTCTCTATTTTGCGCTGCCGGTGCTCGCAGATATCAGGATTGATCCCATGGGGGCTGCCGTGCTGTCCATTGTGGTCAATGCTGGCGCTTATATCGCCGAGATCGTCCGCGGCGCTTTCCTCTCGATCAGCAAGGGGCTGTCGGAAGCGGGCCTTGCATTGGGCCTGCCGCGCTGGAAAGTGCTTTTCTATATTGTCGGTCCGCTCGCCTTTCGCCGTCTCATTCCGCCGCTTGGAAACCAGTTTATCGTTTCACTCAAGGACACTTCGCTCTTCATCGTGATCGGAGTTGCTGAGTTGACACGCACCGGGCAGGAAATCATGGCATCCAATTTTCGAGCCGTTGAAATCTGGTCTGCTGTCGCCGTTCTTTATCTGATCATGACCGGCGTCTTGACGCTGCTATTGCGGGGCATCGAAAAGAGGATGAAAATCCTATGAGCATTATTGAATTCCATAAAACATCGAAGGCGTTCGGCCCCCTTACCGTTCTGGATGAAGTGGATCTGTCCATTGATGCGGGCGAAGTGGTTGTACTCGTTGGTCCTTCTGGTTCGGGTAAATCGACCCTTCTGCGTTGCATCAATGCGTTGGAGACCATAACCGGAGGAGACCTGATCGTCGACGGGTTGAGCGTCAAGGGCAATGTACGACAATTGCGCGAAATCCGGCAAGAAGCAGGCATGGTATTCCAGCAATTCAATTTATTCCCGCAATTGACCGCACTCAAGAATATCGCCTTCGGGCCAAGGCAAGTGCGCCACCTTTCCCAGACGGAAGCGGAAGCCATTGCCAGGGATTTGCTCAAAAAAGTCGGTCTGGAAGACAAGGCCAACCATCTGCCATCGGAGTTGTCTGGCGGTCAGCAGCAGCGGGTGGCCATTGCGCGTGCATTGGCTGTCAAACCCAAAGTTATGCTATTTGACGAGCCGACCTCAGCTCTTGATCCCGAACTCAAGCATGAAGTGCTGAGTGTCATGCAGAAATTGGCTGAAGAGGGGATGACGATGGTTGTCGTGACGCATGAAATGGCGTTTGCGAAACAGGTCGGTTCCCGCATCATTTTCATGGAGCATGGCAAGATTGCCGTTGATGGCAATCCACGAGAAGTGATTGACAACCCACCGAATGATCGGATGAAGGACTTCTTGCACCATGTCGAATAAGCCCCGCGATCTGGGCAGGATAGAAGCCGCAGGAACACCATTTCAGATTGGATACCGTCTTGGAAAACAGGGGCTTGAAAGCGTTCACAGACACCTGCTTTCAAGCAATATCTGGCAGCAGGTAATTCTCCAAGCAAAGGCTCGGAATGTTCAGCAGATGAGCCTGATGGTGCAAGAACAATTTCCTCGCATCTGGGAAGAGCTGGATGGCTTGGCCGAGGGGTTGGAATTGCCGTTAGAACATGTGGTTGCGTGGAATAGTCGAGGCGATCTGCTCGCTTCGGTGCCGGATGGGTGCACCACTGTTGCCTTGCCCGGAGCCAATCCCGTTGTTGCCCACAATGAAGATGGCTTGCCCTTCTTTCGTGGGGCTTGCTTTGTCGCGGATGTCAGACCGGATGACGGCCCCGCCTATTCTTCATTCTGCTATCCCGGTTCGATTCCGGGCCACACTTTCGCTATTACCGAGACGGGGATGGTGCAGACCGTCAACAATCTTCGCCTGATTGATGCACCGCTTGGTATACCGCGTATGGTGATGGGGCGTGCCATGCTGGGCTGTTCCTGCATAGAGAGCGTCATAGAGATGCTAAAAACCGTTCCGACCTGCGGCGGATTTCATGTTCTGCTGGGGCAGCGAGACCCAAAATCAGGAATGCGACTTGTTTCCATCGAATTTGGCGCAGGTGCTTTGGAAACACATGAAATATCCACTCCCTTTGCCCATGCGAATCATGCTCTCCTTCTCGGAAGAAGCCAGATTATGACCGCGTCGTCCCGTGACAGGCAAAAGCGTGCTCAGGACCTTGTGTCGGAGAACAGGGCTTTCCCGTTGGCTATTCTGCGCGATACCGGAGGGCATGGCTTGCCCATAAGGAGGGATCAGCCGACGGATCCTGACAATGAGAATACGTTGGCAACCGGCGTTTTTGAGTTTTGTGAAGATAAGGTGAAGTGGACGATTTATGACACACTCTCAGACGACAGCTTCTACACCAACCGGTAATGATGGCCAGCCGCCTTCGACCATTGAGGGACTGCGGGAATTGATGATCAAGGTTGGCCGAGGTCAGAGTGATATCCACCTCGGCCCCAAAGCACTTGCAGCGTTGGGAAAGATCCTTAATTTACAGGGCGATCCTGCACTCTTTTCGATCACCACACTTGCTGACCGTCTGGAGGTCAATGCTTCGACCATTACTCGGCTGGCTCGTAATCTTGGCTATCCGGGCTTTAGCGCCTTTCAGGAGGTATTGATCAAGGCCTCCATATCGTCGCCAGGAGAATTCTATTCTAAAAAAGCGCAACAGACTCTGCAAAGTCGCGATGCGCCCAGCCTCTCCAAGGTTTCCCAGCTTTGCCATGAGAGCCAGGCGAATATCGATCGCTTGATCGAAACCTTCGACACCACAGCGTTTGATCATGCTGTGTCGATGATTACCAATGCACCGCGCATTTGCCTTTATGGCATTCGGCAATTTCACGCCTTTGCCAGTTTTCTCACATATGGCTTGAGGATGATCCGCTCGGATGTGAATTTGTTGGACAGCAATGCTCTGGGATTAGCTGAAGGGATGGCGCAATATTCATCTGACGATTTGTTCATTGCGGGCAGTTGTGCTCCTTACTCCGTTCAAACAGTCAATGCGACTCAGGCAGCCCATGAACATGGCATGCAAACATTGGTCATCACGGACACTCTTGCTTCTCCACTGGTTAGATTCTCCGATGAAGCACTCTTTTCGCCACATCAGACAAGCTTTATTTCCAACTCCATCTCTACCTTCATGCTTTTGGCCGAATGCATCATCAACGGGTGTGCAGCCGCCGCACCTGCGGCAACTCAAAAAGCGATTGAAGATAGGGACCGCCTAATAAAAATGATGCAAATTGAAATGTAGAGATTGAGATGTCTGCTGGCACAATCGGCAGCTTCGGACGGATTTCGTTGAAAAAGGGCGCTCGGCAGATTTTATGCGAAAATTCTAGAGTTTGATTTCTTACGATGACGTTGGGAAGGGCAGACCTTCTACCCTTCGGTTGAGTTGTTGCTTGATCAACGGCTTTTCAAAACCCTGCGGCGAAGATCAGGCGCAAGGAACTCAGAAATGCCCCCCCCCATGTTTTTATGATCATCTCTTTCAAGCTGGTCGGATCTATTGAGGCGGCTATGATACTGGCTTTATTGTGTTTTCTTTTCCCGAGACGCTATGGAAGTACTTGAAAGCCGAGGGATCAACGAGGGCATTGCGACCTGAATCCTTTGATCTTCCGGCACATCTTCGCCATCTATAAGCTCTAGTACAGAGGTTGCAATATGATCAAATGGCACATGAACAGAGGTCATTGGTGTATAGAGATGCGAAACGATAGGGATGTCATTATACCCGACAAGAGAAACGTCATCGGGAACCGACAATCCAAGGGAATGAATGGCGGCGAATGCACCGATCGCAATGTTATCATTCACCGCGAAGATCGCTGTGGGTGGCTCCGGGTTGGACATCAGTTTCGTTGCAGCACCGCGTCCCGATTCAATGCCGAATGTGGATTCGACCACCAGCTCTTCATCGACCTTGAGGCCAGCTTCCGCCATGGCTTTTCGGAACCCCTTTGTGCGCCCGCAAGCCGTTGATGAGTAGGACGGACCGGCGATTAGGCCAATTCGGGAATGGTTGAGGTCTATCAGGTGTCTTGTGGCAAGATAGCCACCCAATTCGTCATTGCCGATCGACGACAGGCTTGTTCCGTCGGTTCTCAGAGCGAGAACATATTTGACGCCGCGTTCGGCAAGCTCTTTGATGAAGGGATCATCATTGCGAGCGGTTGCCAAGACCAGGGCATCCACACCTTTTCCAATCAAGCTGTTCGCAGCTCTTCGCTCTGCCTCAATCGTTTCGTCTGTGGTTGCTACGATGACGATTTTCCCCGATTTAGCAGCAGCTCTCTGCAGGGCTTCGTAGAGCAATGCCATCACTGTATCCGTAAGGCGGGGCACGATGAGGCCGATCGTGCTCGTGCTGCCACGACGCAAATTGGCTGCTGAAACATCTCTTACATAGCCGAGTTCTTTGGCGACCCTGCGAACGCGTTGGGCAACCTCGCTGTTTGAACGTGGGAGCCGCTCATCGAGAAGTCTTGAAACACTGGACTTGGACACACCTGCAGCGCGCGCCACATCAAGAATTGTGACGCGTGAAGAACGGGCAGTGGTACGAGAATTCTTCGCCATTTGAGACCTCTGGGTCATGCGGATGATTGATGACATAAAATTCTTATCACCTTGCTCTTGACAAAAGCAAGCATAAATGGGAACGTTCCCAGTATCGTTCCCATGTTTATAGAATTGTTGTGAGAGGAGACAAAAATGCAACCGATGGATCTTAGAGGCCTGAACCCGGCCCCGGTTACTGCATTCAACAAAGACGGATCTCTGGATATCGAGGCAAACCGTCGTATCGCCAAATGGCTGGCGTCAATCGAAGGCGTGAAAAGCCTTGTTATTTTGGGGCATGCCGGTGAGGGTACCTTCCTGAGCGAAGAAGAACGCCTCGAGATGATCAGCCTTTATGCCGATGCAGTGGATGGAGCAATTCCCATCATTACCGGTATTGTCGGTGAAGGCACCCAGGTTGCTGCTGTGGAAGCTAAGAAATGCAAGGATGCCGGTGCGACCGGTGCGCTTGTTTATCCAAACCACGGCTGGCTTCGTTTTGGTTTCCAGAAAGGTGCTCCGCAGGACCGTTACAAAGCGATCTGGGAGAATTCGGGTCTTCAGTGCATCCTGTTCCAGTATCCGGATGTTACCAAGGCAAACTATGATCTGGATACGCAGCTGGACATTGCTGCTCAGGAAGGCGTTGTTGCGACCAAGAATGGCGTGCGCAACATGAAACGCTGGTATGTTGAAATTCCGGCTCTTAAAGAAGCCAATCCGGACCTTCAGGTGCTTAGCTGCCACGACGAATGGCTGCTTCCTACTATGTTTGATGTAGACGGTTTGCTGGTTGGATATGGTAACGTTGCTCCTGAGCTGCTTGTCAAACTGATCGCAGCGGGTAAAGCTCAGGATTATCCTGAAGCACGCAAGGTATTTGAACAGATGATGCCGATCACACGTACGGTTTATCACCGTGGTTCTCATATGGAAGGAACCGTTGCGTTGAAAATCGCGCTGATGGGCCGTGGTGTCCTTGATCATGCTACCGTGCGTGAGCCGCTTAAGCCACTTGGCAAGGCAGCCGAAGAAGAAATCTTTGCTGCACTCAAAGCTTCCGGCATCGACCCTGTCGATCCAAAGCTGCTTGAGGCGCTTTGATGCCTGTATCCCCCATGCTCGTCATGGGGGAAATCTATTCTGGGAGGAATTTTAAATGTTTGGAAAGTTTTCAAAACTGGCTCAATCAACGATTGCAGCCATCGCGCTTGTCGGGATCGGGTGTTCATCCGCTTCTGCAGACGAACTGCGAATTGGCGCCATGCGAGAAGGTAGCGCCTGGTATGTATTCGCAGCGACTTTGGAGCAAATGATCGAATCTTTGGACGGCACCGAAATCGAAGTGATTGCCCGTGGGGGCGGTGTTGCAAATCCAATGGTCGTTCAGGCGGGTAAGGCCGACATCGCTCTTTCAAATGTGGCAAGTGCTATCTGGGCCTATGAAGGGTCGGAGGTTTATGGCGGTAAAAAAGCGCCCGATATCCGAGCTCTCGTTGGTGGACTGAACGACGTTTATGTCGGCGCAATTGCTCGCAAGGCTTATCTCGACGAAGTCGGCACGACCGACATGAAAGAAATCTTCACCTCGGGGAAACCAGTTCGTGTCCTGATGAAACCGGTCGGCTCAAGCGCCGTTCCTGTCGCCCATATGGTTTTTGATTCCCTTGGCACCAGCGTAGACAAGATCAAAGAAGACGGTGGCGATGTGATCCAGGTAGGGGCTGGCCAAATTGCCGATGAAATGCGCAACGGCAAGGCAGATATCTATTTCGACACGATCCTCAAAGGCCATCCTACCATCACGGAAGTTTCGTTGACGGCTGATGTCAAGTTTCTTGATTTGCCGGAAGAGACGCAAAAATACATCGAGAGTCATGGATTGAAAGTCGGGAGTTTCGGTCCTTGGTTCAGCGGTCAAGACGGGCCTACGATCGGTGCGAATATCGGAACCGAACTGATAGCCAGTGCGTCTCTAAGCGATGATATGGCTTACAAGATCACCAAAACCCTTATCGAAAATGCCGACATATTGAAGGAATCACATGGCGCTTGGAAGAATTTCGACCCATCCAAGGCATGGCTTCCTGAAAATACGGGTATCCCGCTTCATCCGGGTGCGGAGCGCTACTATCGCGAAGTCGGTTTGATGAAATAAGTCCCCGCAGAAAAGATCAGACGCCACTTATTCTTGAGACATGTGCTGGTGTCTGATCTCAATCCCTGTATTTTGTTTCGGAGGAAATCATGTCCGCTGTAGCTGCTGAGAGCAGTAAGGGTATCGCGCGGAAAGTGGCGTTTCTAATTGGTCTGCTATTTGTGGCCTTTCAGATTTGGGTTCTTTACGACCCTCAACAGCCTCTTTTTTCACGCCCACTTCACCTCTCTTTCGCCCTTTTGCTTCTGTTTCTATATAAGCCGCTTGAAGCGGATCGGCTGCCTCGCTGGGTTCGACTGTCGATTGACAGCTTTGTCTTGCTCGCCACCTTGGGCGTTTGTGCCTACTATTTGCTGGCCTATGACAGACTAACGACCCGAATGGAGAATGTTTCTCCAATCTTTACCGTTGACATTGTCGCCGGGTCCGCCCTTGTTCTCCTCTTGCTGGAAGGGGCTCGCCGTGCAGTCGGCATGATACTGGTCTATGTTCTGGCTGTCTTTATCCTCTATGCCCTGTTTGGCGGATATCTGCCAGGTTGGATCGGCTTTCGCGGGTTCATGATGGACGAAGCCATTGAAATCGTTTCGATGACAACGGCTGGCGTACTGGGGATCACGACCTCGACATCGGTCAGCTTCATCTTCTATTTCATTCTGTTTGGTGCTTTCTACAGCGCTGTGGGTGGTGGTCAGCTCTTTATCGATCTGGCCATTCGCGTTGCAGGGCGCGCGACGGGAGGAACCGCAAAGGCTGCCATTCTCGGCTCAAGCCTTATGGGGTCAATCTCGGGAAGCGCGGTGGCGAATGTGGTCTCTACCGGCGTATTCACTATTCCATTGATGAAGCGCACGGGGTTGGCTGACTATCGGGCCGCTGGCGTGGAAGCCATTGCGTCGACCGGTGGCCAGTTGATGCCTCCCGTGATGGGGGTTGCAGCCTTTGTCATGGCAGAAATGCTCGGCATGCCTTATCCAAGTCTTGCTCTTGCCGGTCTTATTCCCGCACTTGCTTTCTATTTCTCGCTGCTTCTGGTGGTCGATTTGACAGCTCGTCGTGAAGGCATCCGTGCTCTGACCGAAGAAGAAGTCAATGCGACGGCTCCCATTCTGCCCCGCTTGCACCTGATCCTGCCTCCCATCATTCTTGTCTTCATGCTGGTTTCAGGCTATTCGGCCGCCTATGCAGCGGTTGGGGCGTCTGTTGCCTCTCTGGTGGTTCCGTTCCTGCGTCGTTCTACGTGGATCGGTCGGTCTGAACTGACCGATGCGCTTCGCAATGCCCCCAAACAAGCCGCTGAAGTTGCCGTTCCGATTGCCGCAATTGGTATTGTTATTGCCGTTGCTGTCCAGTCAAATCTGGCTTTGAAATTTGCAGGATCTCTGGTCAGTCTCGCTGAAGGCTCAATCTATGCCTCTCTGGCGCTGGCAATGGTTGGCTGCATCATCATGGGCATGGGGCTGCCGACGGTTGCCGCCTATATCATCGGTGCTGTGCTGTTCGTGCCTGCAATCCAGAAACTGGGCATTGAGCCTCTGGCTGCGCACTTCTTCATCTTCTACTATTGCGTCCTGTCAATGGTAACACCGCCTGTCGCGCTTGCTTCCTTCGCAGCCGCGGCTGTCGGAAAGGCGCCCGCCGTCAAAACCGGCTTTGCCGCCTTCGGGTTGTCATTGGTGGCCTTCTTCGTTCCCTTTGGTTTCGTGTTTGACATGGGCGTTCTGGCCCAGGGAAGCTACGGAACGATCGCGGTCAGCGCTGCGAGTTTGTTCGGGGCGACAGCTTTGTGGGCCGTGGCATTCGGTGGATGGTGTTTACGTCCGCTAGCACTTCCTACAAGACTGCTGATTGGGTTGTCAGGTTTGACCGCCGTTATTGCACCAGCAGAGTCTATCTATTGGTATGCAGGTATGCTTGCTGGTTGGGGGCTGGTTATCCTCTTGGTCCTGATCGCAAAACTTGCTCCCGGAGCAAGCACGCGCGGTTTGTTCAGTAATCCTCCCCAAGGCGCTGATGGTTTAGCCCCAAAAGCCTGAGCGCTAGGTCCGGCGGCCAACGTCGGGCCACTTTTTCATTGAAACAAGGAGGGACTTCCTATGTCTGCACTTTGGATTGCGAACATCTCTGTGTCTGATCCCGTTGCATTTGCTGAATATTCAAAACGGGCAGGGCCTGCGATCGCCAAGCATGGCGGGGTCTTTCTGGCAAGAGGTGGCGCTTTTGAGCAATTGGAAGGGCGAGAATGGCCACGCAATGTTGTTGTGCGCTTTGAAAGCATAGAGGCTGCAAGAAACTGCTATCACTCAGAAGAGTATCAAGAGGCGATTTCCTACGCACGCGGTGCATCAGAAAGACAACTCGTCGTCGTTGAAGAGCTCTCATAACGACGGGTCTTCAAAAGAGACGACCTTCCTTCAATCAATCACATTCGCAAAAGCCGCCGATGATTCGGATGATCATTTCGGCGGCTTTTACGTTGGTAAAGACCAAGGTCTTCAGTTAAAGAAGCAGCATTCTGAAGCCATGCCGGCAAACGGGGAGTGCAAGGCGACAGTCATCATTATTTGCATGGCCAGATAGGGCCGCGACTGCTCTTCATTAGCTTGGGTGATCGTTTTCAATTGGTGATGAGCAGCCTCAACCTCTCGGAATCCCAACTTACTAGGCCAAACCTATTGCAAGGCCCAAATGTTCCTTCTATGTTCCAATTGTAATACATAAGAAGGGAAGAGCCGACTAACAATGCGACAGCCTCTACGAACCAAAGCAATCGAAGTCTGCAACGACAAGATCGCAAAGAAAGGCGAGACGGTGGGCCTTTCTTTCTATGCATTCTTTGCAAACAAAAATGATGATCCAGAGCTTCTTATGGAAGCCGCTGAATGGTGGATCAAAACACACCAACTTGATCATTTTGAGTAGGCCGTAAAAATCCGAGACATGATCCGTTCGGGAGCTTGAGCAACGGCAGCTTTTTCCGCATAGTGTGAATTCAAGGATAGCGCAGCCCATTCCTGCCTGCAGACACAGTAGCTTTTTAGGGATAGAAAAGCAGAGCCAAATCAAGCCACACTGTCCAAGAAAAACAGTGGCTAAAGCGCGAGATGAGTGGGCCGATTGAATCTGCGACTTGTGCAGACTGAAAAGGCGCCAGGCTAATGCGGACATAAACGCCTAGTGCGTCTCACATCTATCTTTCTGAAGTGTTGAGTAAATTTGGGTGGCGGAGGAGGGACTTGAACCCCCGACACGCGGATTATGATAAGTCGGTTTTGGTTGAAAATACAATTAGATAGACACAATTATGGTCGTAAAACTCTATCCATAAATCAAAGAGATACAAGCGAAGATGTAAAACAGCTTTTGATTTTGTTATTGGTAACAAGGGCGGGGAGTGTGAATTCGCTGCGGTCGAAGCGAATGACCGAAACGAGACCGATTCGGACCGACTGCTTTTCGGGCGACAAACTCGCTAAGCCGTCGAAAATGATTGCCTAGTCATTGTTGAACGTCGCCTGGTGAGCTTGCCTGAAATCTTCGATTGTCAGGTTACAACCCAACAAGTATGCTCGCTGTGACTGTGAGACGAACGCCGAAAGATTGGCATCTAGCCCAGTGGCACGAGAATATCGGGGGGAATAGTGTGCGCCGCGCCTGAAGCTGAAACAATCTCAGTAGCAGAAACTCTTGCGCTCCTTGACGGAGATTTCGCCGCCTTTGCAAACGGGGTTGCAGACGCTCGCTATGCCTTTTGGTTGGGGTCCGGCATTTCCTTTTGTCGTTTTCCGGGGCTGAAGCAGATCGTGGTGAAAGCGCTCGAGTTTCTGCGAATGCGTGTAGGCTCAGTTCCCGACACCTGCCCCTTCCACGCCGGCTTGGTGCGAGCCTTTGGTATCGCCAATTTGAGTGCTGATGAGCGCGAATCCATCGACCTTTCTGCCCCAGTCGAGGACTGGCCGGTCGTGGACCTCCTTCGAGATCGGCTCAGTGGTCAGTACGCTGCTTTTCTCAATATTGATATCGACGGGAACCGCTCGATCTTATGGTTTGGGAAGCGGCCGACGTAGCCGCGACCTATGCTGATCCGACGGTATTGCCCGATGCTGAGCACTACGCAATTGCTGCTCTCGTTAGGGAAGGGCTGGTCACAGAGCTTCCGTCGGCCAATTGGGACGGGCTTATCGAAAAGGCGATGGGGGAACTGACAGGAGAGCCCAACGGGCTGAAGGTGTGTGTGAGGGCCCAGGATCTGCAAGCGCCCGACCAGAAGGCAACTCTCATCAAGTTCCATGGCTGCGCCATAAGAGCAAGCGAAGATGAAGCCACCTACCGCCCTTATCTCGTGGGTGCCCAATGGCAGATCGACGGCTGGGAGACCAATCCGAGGACCCAGGCCTTGGCTCAGTACCTCATAAGCGTGGCGATTACCAAGCCCACGTTGATGCTCGGCTTCTCCGCTCAAGACGCCAACATCCGCAAAGTTTTTGGCCTCGCGGCGGCCACACAAAACTGGGCATGGCCGGGCGAACTGCCGGCCTACGTGATGGCAGAAGATTCGATCGGCGAAGCGCAGACCGCGCTTCTTGGAAACGTCTATCCCGATCAGTTTGCAGGGGATGATAGAGCGGCGATCAAGCGCAGCGCTCATCTCCGAGCGTTCGCCAAACCACTCTTGCCCGCTCTGCTTTTGTGGACCTTCGCAGCGAAACTTCGGCGCCTTGCTCGACTTGGCGCATTCGATCTTTCCGATGCGATGGCAACCTGGGTCGACGACGGAATCCAGTCGTTCCGCAATCGAATAGCTGCAACTGACGACGGCGACCATCTTAGATTTGTGCGTTCGCTGGTTTTCGGTCTCTCTCGTAGTAAGCGCATATTCCTTTCTGGGAAAAACGAGATCGATGCCACTCGATATGAGCCTCTGACGCCTATCCCCCTAAACCAGATGAACCAGGACCTGGAGTCGGAGACGAACGGTTTGCCGGAAGGGGCCATGATTGTTGCGGCTCTAGCCCAGGGTGCTGAAGCGGGAGACTGGTCGCTAAAATTACCTCAGGCGCCCGACACCAAGAATGGTAGTGTTGAGGTCACCAAGGGTACTCGTACTGACCGCGTATTCTTGCTTGGCAGACCTGAGGCCGAGCTGGCGCTTTTCGATAGCGAGGCGATTCTTGACGAGGACGAAGACGTAATTCTTATCCACGCGCATCATATCCATGAGAGACTGCCCCGTTCACCGAGTCGTGCACCCGGGCGAACGGCAAGGTCTCCCGGCCCCCGACGCCTAAGCATGGCAAGCTTACTTACAGTGGACGGAACTCCAGGCGAACTGATGGAACGATTTAAGCTTGAGGCAAACCTATGAACATGAGTGCTCCGGTCGAGCGGGTGGTCGCCTTCCTAAAGGATGCAAATTTCCGGCTCCTGCCACCCCCTTTCGTCATCAGTCAGACAACCTTTGAATTTCCTGCGGTCATGATGGGACCTGGGAATGCAAGCGAAATCGTTCTCGTTTGCGATACAGTAGATGCGAAGGACGCCGAAATCGTTCGCCGTATACATGGTGTCGCACGAGCGCTGGATATTGCGCGGGCGCGCAATCCGTTGACCGCTGTTCTGGTAGGTCCGCGGTTGAATCCCGATTACCTGAACAAGGTAATGCAAGTTTGTCGTGCGCTCTCTGTGGGCACGGTTCCCGCTGTGCCAGACGAGACAAGAACTCATCTTTCGAATTGGCTCGCGGTCCTCACGCCGCTCGACCAAATCGACACGGACGGTGTGGTCGCCGATCCTATGTCAACTCTTGAGACGCTCATCGACGATTTGAGCCCGGAGGTGAAAGCGCTGAGCGACCAAATGTCCAACGGAGCGGAAGCCGTTGAGGCCGCCGTAAACGAGTTGCTGTCAGAACATCTGACAGCCGCTTGGGGGGATGATGCATGAACGCTCGTCTCACTCAGGTACAAATCTCAGATTTTCGCAGCATCCGAGGCAAGATCACTGTGCCCCTCGATGCGCCTGTGGTGTTGGTTCATGGCCCGAACGGAAGCGGCAAGACCAGTCTTCTGTCTGCCATCGAACTCGGGCTTACAGGGG encodes the following:
- a CDS encoding DUF1330 domain-containing protein, producing MSALWIANISVSDPVAFAEYSKRAGPAIAKHGGVFLARGGAFEQLEGREWPRNVVVRFESIEAARNCYHSEEYQEAISYARGASERQLVVVEELS
- a CDS encoding DUF6500 family protein; the encoded protein is MRQPLRTKAIEVCNDKIAKKGETVGLSFYAFFANKNDDPELLMEAAEWWIKTHQLDHFE
- a CDS encoding SIR2 family protein; this translates as MVWEAADVAATYADPTVLPDAEHYAIAALVREGLVTELPSANWDGLIEKAMGELTGEPNGLKVCVRAQDLQAPDQKATLIKFHGCAIRASEDEATYRPYLVGAQWQIDGWETNPRTQALAQYLISVAITKPTLMLGFSAQDANIRKVFGLAAATQNWAWPGELPAYVMAEDSIGEAQTALLGNVYPDQFAGDDRAAIKRSAHLRAFAKPLLPALLLWTFAAKLRRLARLGAFDLSDAMATWVDDGIQSFRNRIAATDDGDHLRFVRSLVFGLSRSKRIFLSGKNEIDATRYEPLTPIPLNQMNQDLESETNGLPEGAMIVAALAQGAEAGDWSLKLPQAPDTKNGSVEVTKGTRTDRVFLLGRPEAELALFDSEAILDEDEDVILIHAHHIHERLPRSPSRAPGRTARSPGPRRLSMASLLTVDGTPGELMERFKLEANL